DNA from Metabacillus flavus:
GTATTAAGAATAGAATTAAATCACCGATCCTTTCACGAGCTTCAGGATATATTTGTTGAAAAAACAAATGATAACCGGATTCTGGCTGTTGCCAATAATCTTTCGAATGAGGAAAAATCAAAAGAAAATGGCCGGCCTGTTATTATTGTCAGTAAAGATACATTGGTTCGCGTGAAAGCAGATGCACTCGGACTAATTGCTGAAGACTTTTTGAGTGACCGGGTCGTTGAAGTTGATCATATATATACAGGGTTCCTCGATTTGTACATAGACCGGGGAAATTTGGACAGGTTTTATGAAAAGAATGAACTGACTCTCACAGAAGTCACCAATCACCCGTTTTATCCGAATCAGTTTGTCATTATGAAGGATGCTTTGGGCGGATCGGCTTCTGCAGTAGGGATGGTGGATAAGACCGGTAAAAAGGTAAAGAGACTATTTACCGACCATGATCATATTTGGGGGATCCGGCCAAGAAATGTGCAGCAGACCATGGCCCTTGAATTGCTTTTAAGAAATGACCTGCCGCTTGTTACGCTCGTTGGTAAGGCAGGAACCGGAAAGACGCTGCTTGCTCTTGCTGCCGGACTTTTGCAAACCGAGGACATGGGGACTTTTAAAAAGCTTCTTGTTGCAAGGCCGATTGTACCGGTAGGGAAAGACATTGGGTTTTTGCCGGGTGAAAAGGAAGAAAAGCTTCGCCCCTGGATGCAGCCAATTTATGATAATCTTGAGTTTCTGTTCAATACTAAGAAACCCGGGGAGCTCGATGCTATTCTCGCAGGTATGGGTTCGATTGAAGTGGAGGCTCTTACTTATATAAGAGGACGCAGTATCCCTGACCAATACATCATTATTGATGAAGCACAGAATCTTACAAAGCATGAGGTTAAGACCATTCTTACCCGTGTCGGGGAAAGAAGTAAAATTGTGCTGATGGGAGACCCGGAGCAGATTGATCACCCTTATCTGGATGAGTATAACAACGGCCTGACTTATGTGGTCGAGAAATTTAAGGACCAGCAAATTGCCGGTCATGTGAAGCTCGTCAAAGGTGAGCGTTCCGGACTTGCGCAGCTTGCTGCGGATCTGCTGTAAACGAAAGGAAGGTGCCTTCATCAGGCACCTTCCTTTTTACAATACGATTATTTCACGGACTGCTTTGATTGGGCGGTCACGGTTAGAACCGTCTCCATAATACAAATGCATGGGGCCGTCTTCCTTAAGCGGTTTTCCATTCTCACTGAATGCAGCAATCAGTTCCCCGGCTTTTTCTAAAGATAAAACAACAATATCTTCTTCACCGATTATTTGAACCGCTGAAGCAGTCTTGTCCAGTTCGGCATTGGATAAAAAGGGAGCGAAGCGGATTCCGAATGTTCCGTTCACAAGCTCCTGCTTCTTAAAGGTGTTTTTTACAGGTTCTGAAGGAGCTTCGTTGCCTTCTTTTATCTCCCGGTCCCAATGCTTTGAAATTTGTTTAGTATATTCTTCTTGTTCATTTTGGCTTTCTTCTGTTTTTGAGAAAAAACTGGCAAGGTCTGCTTTACGGTCGTCAAAAATCCAGACGCTTGGGTCTATGGCGATCGGGAACTTTACCTTTCCTGAAATTTGGATGATATCCATCATAAAAATCACTCCTCTATTTGCCATTATAAGCGCTTGTTATGGGCTTGTCATGAGATGAATCCGCTAATGTCTCCTGATAATGGCGCTTATTGGCGAAGGCAAGCATGTTTTGTCCTTCACTTATACCTTGCTTTTTTCCTTTTTTCCCTTTAATATTAATAGGTAGATTAGAGGTAATCGCTCGGGAACGGAGGGATTCATTTGGCTTCTGAGATTGCGATTGATCATCGTGAAAAGGCGCTTGCATTATTGAAGGCTGACGCTGATAAAATCATGAAATTGATCAAGGTTCAGATGGACAATTTAACCATGCCCCAATGCCCTCTTTATGAAGAGGTTTTAGATACACAAATGTTTGGCTTATCCAGAGAAATTGACTTCGCCGTTCGCCTTGGACTAGTGTTTGAGCATGAAGGAAAAGTTTTGCTGGATTCCCTTGAACGTGAGTTATCTGTTCTGCATGAGGCATTTACGAAAAAATAAAAACCTAGAACTCAAACTGATTGCATGACAATAGTTTGGGTTTTTTTAGCTTTTAAAGGGATGCTTTCGACCTGTATGAAAGCCATGCTTTTCCTAATAGAATTACTCCATTTGTTCGTTGTGCGAAGCTGATTACCCTGATACGATGAAAGAGAAGGCAGATTTGTTCTGCAACGGCTAAATAATTCGAAAAGACAAAATTTTTAGAAGAATTAATTGAAAAAGTAGGGAAGAGAGTTTATGATTAAAAAAATCCTAAAATCATATGATTATACTCTGATTTTTTCTGTATTTCTGCTTTGTGTGTTTGGTCTTGTCATGGTATACAGTTCCAGCATGATCTCAGCCGTTACCAGATTTAATTCAGACAGTGCTTATTTTTTTAACAAACAGCTTATTTTTGTCTGCATTGGTGCGGTCGCGTTTCTTATAGCCGCAGTGATTCCATACCGGATCTTACTCACTAAAAAACTGCTGAAAAGCATTATGTTTATTTCAGTGGGACTTCTTTTGATTCTATTCGTCTATGGACATACAGCCGGCAACGCAAAGAGCTGGATAAAAATTGCCGGTTTCACCATGCAGCCTGCAGAGTTTGTAAAGCTGAGTGTGATCATCTATCTTGCGGCGGTTTATGAAAAAAAACAGGCATACATAAACAACTTTAAGAAGGCGGTTATGCCCCCGCTGTTTTTTACAACAATTATTTGCGGATTAATTGTGATTCAGCCCGATCTGGGGACGGCTATGATTATCGCCCTGATCATGATGACCATGGTATTTTCTTCCGGTATGAACTGGAAAAGCATCATTGGTTTAGCTCTTTTGGCTCTTCTTTTCCTGGCATTGATCAGTCCGTTGATTCTCTTAAATTCGGACAGGTTTATTACTGAAGAGCGTGTTTCCAGATTCGAAGGATTCACCGATCCATTCGGAACAGAAAAGGACGCAGGGTACCACCTTGCAAATTCCCTGTATGCCATTGGTTCCGGCGGAATAACCGGTCTTGGTCTTGGGAACAGTGTTCAGAAATACGGCTATCTGCCGGAGTCGCATACGGATTTTATCATGTCCATAGTGGCAGAGGAACTGGGGATATTTGGAGTTCTGTTCGTGCTGAGTCTGCTCGGGGTCCTTATATTTAAAGGGTTTTACATCGCAAGGAAATGCGAGGATGCTTTTGGAACTCTCTTGGCTATAGGGATTTCAAGTATGATTGCCATTCAGGCTGGAATTAATCTTGGCGGTATGACAGGTTTAATTCCTATTACCGGGGTAACACTGCCTTTCATCAGCTATGGAGGCTCCTCCATGCTTGTGCTGATGATTTCAGCCGGTTTATTAGTGAATGTATCTATGTTCACAAATTATAGAGAAGGATACAAATCAGACGCTGAAAAATCCGTTAGCAAGAAAAGAGAGCAAAATATTCAAAAACCGGTTCAAAACAAAATGTGATATACTATTTAAAAATATGACATACTAATATTTATGCCTTAGGAGGAGAAACATCTCATGCAAACAATCCAAAAAGTGCTTGTAGCTAACAGAGGAGAAATTGCAATTCGTGTTTTCAGGGCTTGTACAGAATTGAATATTAGAACCGTTGCCATCTATTCAAAAGAAGATGCAGGGGCTTATCATCGGTACAAAGCGGATGAAGCCTACCTGATAGGTGAAGGGAAAAAACCAATCGATGCCTACTTGGACATTGATGGGATTATCGAAATCGCAAAGGCGAATGACGTAGATGCGATTCATCCCGGTTATGGTTTTCTTTCTGAAAACATTCATTTTGCAAGAAGATGCGAGCAGGAAGGCATTATTTTTGTTGGGCCTGAATCAAAGCACTTAGATATGTTTGGAGATAAAGTTAAGGCAAGAAGCCAGGCTGAAGCAGCAGGCATACCTGTAATTCCTGGAAGCGACGGGCCGGTTGAGCATGTTGAGGATGTTGTAAAATTCGGGGAAGAGCACGGATATCCTTTTATTATTAAAGCATCCCTTGGCGGAGGCGGACGCGGCATGAGAATCGTCCGGTCCAAAGCAAGTGTGAAAGAATCATTTGAACGCGCCAAATCTGAAGCGAAGGCTGCTTTTGGCAATGATGAAGTTTATGTAGAAAAACTGATTGAAAATCCGAAGCATATAGAAGTCCAGATTATAGGAGACAAGAGCGGGAATATCGTTCATTTATATGAGCGCGACTGTTCGATCCAAAGGCGCCATCAAAAAGTTGTTGAAGTGGCACCAAGTGTTTCCTTAAGTGAAGACTTCAGACTGGCTATTTGTGAGGCAGCAGTCAAACTGATGAAAAAAGTAGAATACGTGAATGCGGGGACAGTAGAATTCCTGGTTTCCGGGGACGAATATTACTTTATCGAGGTTAATCCCCGAGTTCAGGTTGAACATACCATTACAGAGATGATTACAGGGATTGATATTGTACAGACCCAGCTCATGGTGGCAGAAGGTCTTGCTCTGAATAGCAGGGAGATTGGCATTCCATCCCAAGAACATATACATACAAATGGGTTTGCTATTCAATCCCGTGTAACGACGGAGGATCCATTAAACAACTTTATGCCGGACACTGGGAAAATTATGGTTTACCGTTCAGGCGGCGGCTTCGGCGTGCGGCTTGATGCCGGGAATGGATTCCAGGGGGCAGTCATTACGCCTTACTACGATTCCCTTTTGGTGAAGGTTTCTACATGGGCATTGACGTTTGAACAGGCTGCTTCAAAAATGGTCCGGAATTTGAAGGAATTCAGGATTCGCGGAATCAAGACCAACATCCCGTTCCTTGAAAATGTAGTTAAGCATGAACAATTTTTAAGCGGGGTGTATAATACGACATTTATTGACAGCTCTCCTGAATTGTTTATTTTCCCTAAAAGGAAAGACCGGGGAACGAAGATGCTCAGCTATATTGGAAATGTAACAGTGAATGGGTTCCCGGGCATAGGCAAGAAAAAGAAACCTGTATTTGAAACGCCTCCTGTTCCAGGAATTGCCCGTCTTGAGCAATTTCCTTCCGGCACGAAAAACATACTGGAAGAGCGCGGAGCAGACGGTCTGGTCAGCTGGATCAAGGAACAGCCTCAAGTGCTTTTAACTGATACCACATTCCGTGATGCTCATCAGTCCTTATTGGCGACCCGTCTCAGAACAATCGATATTAAGAAAATTGCAGAACCGACTGCAAAGCTTGCTCCCGAGCTGTTTTCTCTGGAAATGTGGGGAGGAGCCACTTTTGATGTGGCCTATCGTTTTCTGAAGGAAGATCCGTGGGACCGCTTGCTGACGGTTAGGAAGCAGGTTCCGAATGTCCTGCTGCAAATGCTGCTGCGTGCATCTAACGCGGTTGGATATAAAAACTATCCGGATAATGTGATAAAAGAATTCGTTGAAAAATCGTCAAACGCAGGTATCGATGTGTTCAGAATTTTTGACAGTCTGAACTGGGTTAAAGGGATGACGCTTGCAATAGATGCTGTTCGTGACAGCGGAAAGCTTGCAGAAGCAGCAATTTGCTACACAGGAGACATACTCGATCCATCCCGCCGCAAATATGATTTGACATATTACAAGAATTTAGCGAAAGAACTTCAAGAGTCCGGTGCACACATTTTGGCAATCAAGGATATGGCAGGGCTTTTAAAGCCTCAAGCTGCCTATGATTTGATTTCTGCATTGAAAGAGACGGTAGAGATTCCCATTCACCTGCATACACATGACACGAGCGGAAACGGTACGTTCATGTATGCTAAGGCAGCAGAGGCAGGCGTTGATATCGTGGACGTAGCGGTAAGTTCAATGGCGGGTCTGACTTCACAGCCAAGCGCCAGCACATTTTACTACGCTCTATCCGGGATGGAGCGGCAGCCAAAAGTAAATGTTGAAGTTTTAGAACAGCTGTCCCACTACTGGGAAGGTGTCCGCAAGTATTATCAGGACTTCGAAAGCGGAATGATTGCCCCGCACACAGAGGTGTACCAGCATGAAATGCCGGGCGGACAGTACAGCAATCTTCAGCAGCAGGCAAAAGCAGTCGGACTTGGAGACCGCTGGGGTGAAGTAAAAGAAATGTACCAGCGTGTAAATACACTTTTCGGAGACATTGTGAAAGTTACACCATCCTCAAAGGTGGTTGGTGACTTAGCCTTATTCATGGTTCAAAACAATTTATCTGAGGATGATATTTATGAGCGCGGAGAATCACTGGATTTCCCTGATTCTGTTGTGGAAATGTTTGAAGGGTATCTTGGACAGCCGCACGGCGGATTTCCGAAAGAACTGCAGCGCATTATCCTGAAGGGCAAAGAGCCGATTGAAGTGCGTCCGGGGGAGCTTCTTAAGCCGGTGGATTTTGATAAGAGCAAGGAAGAGCTGTTCCAGATACTGAACAGACCTGTAACGAGCTTTGAAGCAATTGCTCATGCCCTGTATCCTAAAGTATTCCTGGATTATGCAAAAACGTTCGAGCAATTTGGAGATGTATCGGTATTGGATACCCCGACTTTCCTTTATGGGATGAGACTTGGTGAAGAGGTCGAAGTGGTAATTGAACGAGGGAAGACTTTGATCGTCAAGCTTGTTTCAATCGGTGAGCCTCATGCAGATGGGACAAGGGTGGTTTATTTTGAATTAAATGGCCAGCCGCGTGAAGTCGTGATCAAGGATGAGAGCATTAAATCTGCGGTCGCAGCAAAAGCAAAAGCAGACCATGCTAATCCGGAGCATATCGGTGCTTCCATGCCGGGGACAGTCATTAAAGTTCTTGTTGAAAACGGCGAAACAGTAAATAAAGGCGACCATTTAATGATCACGGAAGCTATGAAAATGGAAACGACTGTACAGGCCCCTTATACAGGGGTTGTAAAGGGAATTCACGTAAGTAACGGAGAAGCGATTCAAACGGGTGATTTATTAATAGAGCTATCCAATTAACCTGAAGAGCAGCCAATTTGGCTGCTTTTTCAATGCCAGCACATCCATTCTGTACGCGATTCCTTCAGCTTCGTTAAAATCTTATGCAAAAGGGAATGGATACAGAGAGAGGAGGCTGAATGATGGGAAGTGTGCTTGTATGGTTCCGAAGAGATTTTCGCTTTCAGGATCATATCGCGCTTTCAGAAGCGCTGTCTTATTGTCAAAAAAATGAAAGCGAGCTTGTCTTTGTTTTTCAGCTGAACCGCCGTTTTTTTCAGGAATCGGAAAATGGTCTCAGGCAACAGTATTTTATGGCAACAGTCAAGGATTTTGGTGAAAGATGCCGCAAGCTTGGAACGGAGCTGCTGATTGTAGAAGGGGACACGGAGAAGGCGTTTCAGCAGGTGCTGAAAGAGCATGATGATGCTGAAGCTGTATTCTTTAATCTGGATGAAGCGGGATATGGGAAAGAAAGAGATCAGAAAATGAGAGAATGGTTTGAAGATAGAGAGATTAGAGTTCATTCATTTCAGGATGCATACATACATGGCCCAAACGAAGTATTGAAAAAGGATGGCTCCATTTACAAAGTGTTTTCGCCTTATTACAAAGCTTGGAAACAAATAGATAAGCCTGTGATAAAAAAACTCTCGTTCGATGAACTTGGTAAATACGTCCGTAAAACCAAACAGATTTCAAAGAGTGCAGCATCAGAAATAGAAAAGCTTTCGGGCGGTTCAAAAAGCATGGATTGGGAGATTGGAGAAAAAGCTGCCCGGTCACAGCTGAAAACCTTTATAGAGCAAGGGCTTGAGAATTACCCAGATGGACGGAATATTCCATCGGAAAAGGGGACAAGCCTTATGTCCAGGTATTTAAAAACAGGAACGATTTCACCCAGGACGGTTTATACGGCAGTCGCCCAGACAGATGGGGATGAGAGCAGTAAAGAAGCGTATATTAGGGAACTGGCATTCAGGGACTTTTACCAGATGATCTACGCCAGCCATCCCAAAACGAAGGATCAGGAGTTTCTGGAAGCCTACAGATCTCTCCAATGGAATCAGGATGAACGGATGCTTCAAGCTTGGAAAGAGGGCAAAACAGGGTACCCGATTGTAGATGCAGGGATGAGGCAGCTGAATCATGAAGGGTGGATGCATAATCGGCTTCGGATGATTACTGCATCCTTCTTGACGAAGGATTTAATGATTGACTGGCGTCTTGGAGAAGAATACTTTGCTTCCAAGCTCGTGGACTATGATCCCGGATCGAATATTGGCGGCTGGCAATGGGCAGCTTCTGTAGGAACGGATGCTGTTCCGTATTTCAGAGTCTTCAACCCTGTTACCCAGTCGAAGCGATTTGATAAGGACGGAAATTACATACGCAAATATGTGAGCGAGCTGAAGGATGTTTCTCCCTTGTATATACATGAACCATGGAAAATGCCTCAAGAAGAACAGAGAGAAATTTCCTGTATGATAGGGAAGGACTATCCTGCGCCGGCCGTCGATCATCAGGAGCAGAGGAAAAAAGCAATTGATCTTTTTAAAAATGATAAATAAAAGGGATGCCTTTCCGGGGCATCCCTTTTGGTTTATTGATTTCTCATATTTGCATTGCTTCTTGATACAAGCAGGAGGAAGTAGCTTAATACCCCAAACAGACATGAGATGAATATAGCATGTGCCAAAGAAATGGCAAGATTTAGCTGGGTCAGGACAATGAGAGCACCTGAAAGGGCCTGAAGGGATACGAGAATGAAGCAAATAATCCATCCCCAGTAAACAACCTTCTGATGCTTATAATGCTTGATAGCCTGCCAGGCTGCATAGGCAATCCAAACAAATATAAGGCCTGCAGCAAACCTATGGCCCATCTGCACCCATTCCTGGAATCGCATGGGCATTGCGGATCCATCATTGCATAGAGGCCAGCTGGAACAGGAAAGGCTTGCACCCCTGTGGCGGACATAGGCGCCTGTATAGACGACAATGTAACTGTAGATAAGCACGCCAATCATATGGAATTTCATTTTCCTGTCAATTACAAGAGTGTTGGTGTCAAACTTTCTGTCAACCTCAAAAATGAGGAGAGCGAGCAACAGCACGGATGCAAAAGAAATAAGCGATACACCGAAATGGATGGCTTTCATTGCACTGGATTGCCCCCATACGACCGCTCCTGCACCAAGCAGGGCCTGAAGCAAAAGAAAAACGACCGACAGGACAGCTAAAAACTTTGTCTCCCTTATATGTCCAATGAGCCTCCAGGAAGCAATGGCAAGAGCTATAACAAGGAGCCCTGCCGCTGCACTTGCCGCCCTGTGGCTTAATTCGATTATCAGCTCAGGAGTGATGTCACCGGGAAGAAGTACGAATTTCCCATGGCATAGAGGCCAGGATCGCCCGCAGCCCATTCCTGAACCGGTTTTTGTAACTAACGCACCGCCAAGCAGCACAACTAGCATAACTAGTGTCGTGATGACAGCCAGCCATTTTAACGCGATAACACGTTTCAAACGATTCACCTTCTTATTCTTCTAGTCAATTCATTTATTCATCTTAATAGTATTTTGCCATAACACGCTTTTGATTGTAAGAAAAAGAGAAGGAAAATACAACTAGAGCGGAACATTGTTCACAAAACGCTTAAAAACAGCGGTCATTTTTACTATTACTTGAAAAAAGGTTGATAAATGGAAAAGAGTTTGCTAGAAATAATAAAGAAGGTTTTTTTTCAAAAGAAATGCCTATCTTTATTCCTCCGCATTTTATGTTAAAATAAGATGGCTTGTATCCTGTTCCAATTCACACAAATTTTCACGGTAATGACACAAAATGTTCACAAATTAGCCATAAATATTTGTCGAATTCTTGTTTAAATCATTTAGAGCATTTTGTTCGAGTTACACTTCCTGTATCATTATAAGTAGATTCAGGCTTGTATTTTGTGTGAAGAAACAGGTTTGAGGTGCTTTACATAAAGGCACCATAAGCAAAGGAGGATGTATTATGCCGAATTCGAGGACAGCTGCCGAAACAGCGATGAGCGAACACGGTCCTCATGAGATCACTAAGGCTTCCGCCTGGAAGGACTTCCTGGCTCTCATAAAAATAGGAATTGTTAATTCCAATATGATCACAGCCTTTGCCGGGCTATGGCTGGCTTTTTATTTCAGCGGACAAAGCTTTTTGGCTTCGCTTGATACAGTGGTGTTTGCGCTCGTGGGATCTGCGCTGGTTATGGCTGGTTCATGCGCAGTAAACAATTACTATGACAGGGATATTGATCCGATCATGGAAAGGACCAAAAACCGTCCTACTGTTACAGGGAAGTATGAACCAAACCAAGCGCTTTGGATTGGGATTTTTCTAATTGCACTTGGCATGGCCGCCCTGCTCATGACAACCATGATGGCAGCATTGATTGGAGCAATTGGAGTATTTTCGTATGTATTTCTCTATACAATGTGGTCGAAGAGACGCTACACGATCAACACTGTAATTGGAAGCATACCGGGTGCGGTTCCGCCGCTGATCGGATGGACAGCAGTAGACCCGCATATCACTGTTCAGGCAATGGTCCTGTTCATGATTATGTTTATCTGGCAGCCGCCGCATTTTCTCGCTCTTGCTATGAAAAGAGTGGAGGAATACCGTGCAGCTAAAATACCGATGCTTCCGGTTGTACGCGGATTTGCTATGACAAAGAGACAGATGATGGTCTGGGTAGCCTGCCTGCTTCCGCTGCCATTCTACCTTTATGATCTGGGCATTGGATTTCTGATCTTGGCTACCGTGCTTAATGTAGGCTGGATTGCACTGGCACTTTCAGGCTTTAAAATAAAGGATGACCTCGTTTGGGCTAAATGGATGTTTATTTACTCACTCAACTATTTAACGATCCTCTTCGTATCTATGATCCTCTTCACGATCGTTTAATAAATGAATAGGCGTGGCGGTATGTATCCGCCACGCATTATTCATAC
Protein-coding regions in this window:
- a CDS encoding PhoH family protein — translated: MLNKVYVLDTNVLLQDPNSIFSFDDNEVVIPAVVLEEVDSKKRYMDEVGRNARQVSKLIDGLREQGKLHEKIPLRNGGVLRIELNHRSFHELQDIFVEKTNDNRILAVANNLSNEEKSKENGRPVIIVSKDTLVRVKADALGLIAEDFLSDRVVEVDHIYTGFLDLYIDRGNLDRFYEKNELTLTEVTNHPFYPNQFVIMKDALGGSASAVGMVDKTGKKVKRLFTDHDHIWGIRPRNVQQTMALELLLRNDLPLVTLVGKAGTGKTLLALAAGLLQTEDMGTFKKLLVARPIVPVGKDIGFLPGEKEEKLRPWMQPIYDNLEFLFNTKKPGELDAILAGMGSIEVEALTYIRGRSIPDQYIIIDEAQNLTKHEVKTILTRVGERSKIVLMGDPEQIDHPYLDEYNNGLTYVVEKFKDQQIAGHVKLVKGERSGLAQLAADLL
- a CDS encoding peptidyl-prolyl cis-trans isomerase; the encoded protein is MMDIIQISGKVKFPIAIDPSVWIFDDRKADLASFFSKTEESQNEQEEYTKQISKHWDREIKEGNEAPSEPVKNTFKKQELVNGTFGIRFAPFLSNAELDKTASAVQIIGEEDIVVLSLEKAGELIAAFSENGKPLKEDGPMHLYYGDGSNRDRPIKAVREIIVL
- a CDS encoding YlaN family protein translates to MASEIAIDHREKALALLKADADKIMKLIKVQMDNLTMPQCPLYEEVLDTQMFGLSREIDFAVRLGLVFEHEGKVLLDSLERELSVLHEAFTKK
- the ftsW gene encoding putative lipid II flippase FtsW → MIKKILKSYDYTLIFSVFLLCVFGLVMVYSSSMISAVTRFNSDSAYFFNKQLIFVCIGAVAFLIAAVIPYRILLTKKLLKSIMFISVGLLLILFVYGHTAGNAKSWIKIAGFTMQPAEFVKLSVIIYLAAVYEKKQAYINNFKKAVMPPLFFTTIICGLIVIQPDLGTAMIIALIMMTMVFSSGMNWKSIIGLALLALLFLALISPLILLNSDRFITEERVSRFEGFTDPFGTEKDAGYHLANSLYAIGSGGITGLGLGNSVQKYGYLPESHTDFIMSIVAEELGIFGVLFVLSLLGVLIFKGFYIARKCEDAFGTLLAIGISSMIAIQAGINLGGMTGLIPITGVTLPFISYGGSSMLVLMISAGLLVNVSMFTNYREGYKSDAEKSVSKKREQNIQKPVQNKM
- the pyc gene encoding pyruvate carboxylase, coding for MQTIQKVLVANRGEIAIRVFRACTELNIRTVAIYSKEDAGAYHRYKADEAYLIGEGKKPIDAYLDIDGIIEIAKANDVDAIHPGYGFLSENIHFARRCEQEGIIFVGPESKHLDMFGDKVKARSQAEAAGIPVIPGSDGPVEHVEDVVKFGEEHGYPFIIKASLGGGGRGMRIVRSKASVKESFERAKSEAKAAFGNDEVYVEKLIENPKHIEVQIIGDKSGNIVHLYERDCSIQRRHQKVVEVAPSVSLSEDFRLAICEAAVKLMKKVEYVNAGTVEFLVSGDEYYFIEVNPRVQVEHTITEMITGIDIVQTQLMVAEGLALNSREIGIPSQEHIHTNGFAIQSRVTTEDPLNNFMPDTGKIMVYRSGGGFGVRLDAGNGFQGAVITPYYDSLLVKVSTWALTFEQAASKMVRNLKEFRIRGIKTNIPFLENVVKHEQFLSGVYNTTFIDSSPELFIFPKRKDRGTKMLSYIGNVTVNGFPGIGKKKKPVFETPPVPGIARLEQFPSGTKNILEERGADGLVSWIKEQPQVLLTDTTFRDAHQSLLATRLRTIDIKKIAEPTAKLAPELFSLEMWGGATFDVAYRFLKEDPWDRLLTVRKQVPNVLLQMLLRASNAVGYKNYPDNVIKEFVEKSSNAGIDVFRIFDSLNWVKGMTLAIDAVRDSGKLAEAAICYTGDILDPSRRKYDLTYYKNLAKELQESGAHILAIKDMAGLLKPQAAYDLISALKETVEIPIHLHTHDTSGNGTFMYAKAAEAGVDIVDVAVSSMAGLTSQPSASTFYYALSGMERQPKVNVEVLEQLSHYWEGVRKYYQDFESGMIAPHTEVYQHEMPGGQYSNLQQQAKAVGLGDRWGEVKEMYQRVNTLFGDIVKVTPSSKVVGDLALFMVQNNLSEDDIYERGESLDFPDSVVEMFEGYLGQPHGGFPKELQRIILKGKEPIEVRPGELLKPVDFDKSKEELFQILNRPVTSFEAIAHALYPKVFLDYAKTFEQFGDVSVLDTPTFLYGMRLGEEVEVVIERGKTLIVKLVSIGEPHADGTRVVYFELNGQPREVVIKDESIKSAVAAKAKADHANPEHIGASMPGTVIKVLVENGETVNKGDHLMITEAMKMETTVQAPYTGVVKGIHVSNGEAIQTGDLLIELSN
- a CDS encoding cryptochrome/photolyase family protein, which encodes MGSVLVWFRRDFRFQDHIALSEALSYCQKNESELVFVFQLNRRFFQESENGLRQQYFMATVKDFGERCRKLGTELLIVEGDTEKAFQQVLKEHDDAEAVFFNLDEAGYGKERDQKMREWFEDREIRVHSFQDAYIHGPNEVLKKDGSIYKVFSPYYKAWKQIDKPVIKKLSFDELGKYVRKTKQISKSAASEIEKLSGGSKSMDWEIGEKAARSQLKTFIEQGLENYPDGRNIPSEKGTSLMSRYLKTGTISPRTVYTAVAQTDGDESSKEAYIRELAFRDFYQMIYASHPKTKDQEFLEAYRSLQWNQDERMLQAWKEGKTGYPIVDAGMRQLNHEGWMHNRLRMITASFLTKDLMIDWRLGEEYFASKLVDYDPGSNIGGWQWAASVGTDAVPYFRVFNPVTQSKRFDKDGNYIRKYVSELKDVSPLYIHEPWKMPQEEQREISCMIGKDYPAPAVDHQEQRKKAIDLFKNDK
- a CDS encoding COX15/CtaA family protein; translated protein: MNRLKRVIALKWLAVITTLVMLVVLLGGALVTKTGSGMGCGRSWPLCHGKFVLLPGDITPELIIELSHRAASAAAGLLVIALAIASWRLIGHIRETKFLAVLSVVFLLLQALLGAGAVVWGQSSAMKAIHFGVSLISFASVLLLALLIFEVDRKFDTNTLVIDRKMKFHMIGVLIYSYIVVYTGAYVRHRGASLSCSSWPLCNDGSAMPMRFQEWVQMGHRFAAGLIFVWIAYAAWQAIKHYKHQKVVYWGWIICFILVSLQALSGALIVLTQLNLAISLAHAIFISCLFGVLSYFLLLVSRSNANMRNQ
- the cyoE gene encoding heme o synthase, with the translated sequence MPNSRTAAETAMSEHGPHEITKASAWKDFLALIKIGIVNSNMITAFAGLWLAFYFSGQSFLASLDTVVFALVGSALVMAGSCAVNNYYDRDIDPIMERTKNRPTVTGKYEPNQALWIGIFLIALGMAALLMTTMMAALIGAIGVFSYVFLYTMWSKRRYTINTVIGSIPGAVPPLIGWTAVDPHITVQAMVLFMIMFIWQPPHFLALAMKRVEEYRAAKIPMLPVVRGFAMTKRQMMVWVACLLPLPFYLYDLGIGFLILATVLNVGWIALALSGFKIKDDLVWAKWMFIYSLNYLTILFVSMILFTIV